The region CTCTTTGGGGAGTGGACTTAGAAACTaaactctcttttttctttttcttttcccaccGTCACCGCCTCCTTCCCAGGCCCTACAGGGCTCCGTCTCCTGCCCAGTAATCGAGACAGGAAGCACCTGCTTACCTCCTGGCTCTGCTTCCTTCCGTCCCTGGAAGCCCTGGCTCTTGGTTTCCTCCACGCCCCTTGCTGGAGGCTTCCTCTCGGGGCGTCCCAGTGCCTGGTCCATGTGCGCcgttgaggcatgtaggatctactTCCCCGACTAGGGATGGGGCCCAGGCCCCCtgactgggagcatggagtctcagccaccaaaccaccagggaagtcccctgtgtcCCGTTTCCTCCGAAGCCATCCTTGGTCCCTACGGTCCCCAGTGAGTCCGTCTGCCCCTCCACAGTCTCAGCGTTCTTTTCCTTGGGACGTACCTTGGAGGTCAGTATCCTTCTCCTCACTAAGAGGGGAAGGCGAAATGCAGAGAGGTGTCTGGCATGGCTTCTGCCACACAGCCCTGTCTTTACCCCTCATTCCCTCCTCTACAATTCCCTGGGGTTACTAGCCCATCCCGCCCCTGTCAGAGCCAAGGCCTTCCCTTAGCCTTGGAGCACCAGTCAGCGGTACCTGTGCCTGCTCTGTTCAAAGGGCGTGTTTCTAGTCGAAAGGGACCGTGCCTCCGTggacatctgctggaccatgtgTCCCAAGCCAAAGGCCAGTGGCAGAGCACAGCCCAGATCTCCTGGGATCCCACCCAGGGCTCTCCCTACAGTGTCAGGGGACGCTCAACTTTAAGGGATCCAATatgttgttttcttcctttgtgtgccgtttctcaaggactctctgttccttatcagttcctgggaaacaggaatgagcagagctgcacgcagttctcaggactgagatcatgggaaagagcacctgcttggattcccttcagtgactcccttcagcGACCTTTCAGgactatccattttgttgcaactggtggaatttcattctttttaatggctgagtaatcattttattgaagacATATAAGCATGCATTTCTGCAAATAACGGACCCTTGTTTCACTCGAAACTTGGGACCCTGCGTCCTTCTTCTCATCAACTCCAGTCCCCAGGTCCCGGTCTACGAAGACCACGACACTACAGTATCCCACACCACCCTCCTCCAGGTCACTCACTCCCTCAGCACGTCCTGTGGCATGAGCGGCTTTCAGTCCCCTCCCCATTTCACCCCCGACTCCATACCATGCCACAGCAGCTACATTAAGTAGCATTCACAAGATCTGATTTGGGGAGGATGACCAAGACAAGCAGAGGATGAGGAATTCATACTGATCACTGGGCTTGGGAAAGAGCAAGAACATAAAATTAAAGGTCTTTgccaggagaggagggggaggggagggtaatATATGTGTAGGGGGCAGGCATTAATCCAGGCCCGATAGAAGGTGTGAGATGTGGAAATCTATGGATAAGGAATAGACAGGACTCTAATACCAATTACAAGCAGAGGTCAAGAGTCTCGACCTctgccgttttttttttttttatatttatttttattttattgaattatttggTTGCACTAGGTCGTAGTCGCCACACAcgagatctttgatcttcactgatGGATGCCAcctctttagttgcagcttgcaaactcttacttgcagcatgtgggatctaagttccctgaccagggatcaaacctgggcccctgcactgggagcatggggtcttagccactggatcaccagggaagtatcCAGACCTATGCTATTAATCCAACTGAGCTGCCATCTCTATGGGGCAGGCAACAGAGGCCCAGAGCAACTAGCATCAGGGAGATGACGGGAAGGTCACCAGGCTCAACTGAGACCCAGAGTTGGATTGCACTGGGATGCTTCATAGCTCCCTGTGCAAGACAGTCGGTAGATTAACGTCGGGTGAGTGAGTCACTTAGTGAACTCATTGGCCAGGGTGTAAGGAGGGTATGAAAGCAGAAGAATTGGCAGGAATAATAGGAATAATACGGCCCCCATGCAGAGTTCTTGGTGCCTGAAATTTCCCATTCAGGAGTCACAGCTTCATTTAGATTAAAAGGAATCTCTCACTCTTCTTATTGAAGTGTAAATCTTATGTGTGTTGGTGGGGAATGGATTAGGTGTGAATAATAACATACGAATACCGCATTGTGAGGAGGTCTTTTAGACTCACTTTCTTTTCCAAAGGCAGTTGTGGAAAGCAGGTGGCATGGAAGGGGTCACctagaagggaaggaaaggcagGAAAGCAGGTTTTGCCAGAGTCACCCAGTGAAAGATTACACAGCTCCTCCAGAGTGGGGTCACCCGGTTTGACTTCATTGCCAGACAATCTTCCCTCTGGGAGCATGGCCCTTTGGATGCCCGCCCCTTGATCCCCTGGGAAGAGATGAGCCTGGGGAGAAGGAAGATTTCCCTGGGGCTGAGAAGAGACAATGCTCAGCACAGGGGCCTCCAGGGCCATCAGCTCAGGCTGGGGCCAGGCTGCCACTTCTTTCTCAGTCTCATTCTGTCTCTCTTGAGTTTCTTCATTCTTGGTACTTTGCCTCTTGTCTGGACTCGGATGAACCAGGAGCCCACGGCCAGTGTTCCAAAAAGCAAGAGGATGAGCGATCCCTTGGCCAGAAGACAGAAGGAAGTGGAGGCCTTCTCCAAAGGATAGCCAGGATCTGGGGCAGAGAAGGCAAGGACAGAGGGGCTTACCAGAGGGAAGATCTGGATTTAGGGGAAGACACCCATCCCAAATTCCACCGAGGAGGTCTCAGGTTCACTGTCAGTTGATGTTCCTTGGCAAATATCTCAgggatatatattcttttcacaCAGTCTCAGAGGTTGTGATCTAGGGAGTAATCTCAACCTAGAAGGGACTAGAAGGGACCTTCCCAGCTTCCAAGCTGTGAGCACAAGGAAaagggaagcccctccccaatccaggggtcaactCTCTACGGGAGGGGTTAGGTTCTAGACTCCACATTCTCTCCTGAGGAGAAGGGTGTGGTAACCCTGAGACCCTGCAGTGGCCCAGGGGCTTTCTCTGGGACCCTGGTACCTGCACAGAAGGACCCAGCTCGGATGGGACGAGAAGTGATGTTGCTGACAGGGTTGCTGGCCCTGCAGGTGTAAGAGACAGCCTTGTCCCCAGGCCTCCAGAATGCTCTGAGGATGGAGCCTTCATGGGCTGTGTCAGCGCCATCTTCCCAGGATATCCAGGTGTAGGTCACATCCAGGCCTGCATTCTCTACAGAGCATATCAGGGACAGATTACAGGCACCTCCTTCCCCAGGGATCCCAAAGTTCACTGTCATCTGAGGCTGTGACAGGCGTCCTGGATGAAGGAGAAACACAAAGCCCCTCTGAGTGATCAGGGACtggttctgtttttctaaatTCTTCGACACTGGGGTACTGATGCTGCCCGCTGAGACCTGCTTCACCTAAATGAGGGAGGGGCCAAACTAACAGCGCCCAGCCACCATCCAACCTGTGGTTCCCAGGGCGGCTGCCAAGACGACGGAGCTGCTGTTGACATCTTCTACCACCCCTTTATGCCTTGCCTTCCTTCTCTTACCTTTGCACCCCACCTTCCTTCAAACTCTGTCCTGCCTCTTTGATCCCAGAAAATATTATCACCTCCTGAGGCACTTACAGTTTAATCAGTGTATGCACAATTCAAGGTAGAATATCAGTCAATGTCACAAGCATTAAGAGGGAATTTGGGTTCAAGTAGACAGGAGACCCTGATTAGTAGCCCTCAAATCAAAGAGGAGGACAAAATGCTTAGGAATAGAggtggcaggacttccctggtggtccagtggttacgaatccaccttccaatgccggggacttgagtttgatccctgattggggtaCTAAGATCACGCATGACGCGTGGCAACGAAGCCAGGccaccacagctcctgagcccgcCTTCTAGAGCCCCTgtcctgcaacaagagaaccccCTGCTCACTGCCgtgaagacccactgcagccaatttaaaaaaaaaaatatggaggtGGCATTCATGGCCACGATGCAAAATCTCATAGGAACAGAAAGGCTTCCTAAGACATCTGTAGGCAAAGCCCTGACCGCTTTCACAACACATCCACAGACACTGCTCAGAGCCCAGGGCCTTGCTACTCCAGGTCACTTTACCTGCAGCTGAGGTCAGACACACTGGAGACAGAATGCTTTCCAGTCCCAGGCCCTCAAGCCATAACCCCGAGTCCTAAGACCCTTGGTCCTTTGTGTAGGAATCTCAGGAGAGTCAGGAAAGGCAGCACTACGGTTCCCAGTAAACTCACGATAGATGCGTAGATTGTAGCGCTGCATGGTGGAGACCTGGGATGTCCTCAGGTTGACTTGAGCTTGGTAAGGTCCTGAATCCTCCCAGCTCAGATTTTGGATGTGGAGGGAGTAGGTGGGCTCCAGGAAGTTTACTCGGCCCTCACAGCGAGGGTCGGTCACCATGATGGTAGCCGGATATCCCTCTTTCGCTGGCACCACAGTGGCAAGCCTTTTGTGGGAGGACCAGATGATGTTCTCAACCTCCTCATCAAATGGCATTTCCAGGGGGAGGCTGATGGACTCGTGAAAGATCCCAACCACTTCCTCAGGAtccacaccatctccagagtACCCTTCAGCtgcagataaagaaagaaaagattaggacttccttggtggtccagcagttaaggatctgccttgcaatacgggggatgcaggttcgatccctggttggggaactgagatcctacatgctggggaacaactaagcctgagcaccacaactactgagtccatacGTCACAATGAGAGAGAATTCGTGCACCTCAACACAAGATCTGCATGACTcacaatgaagatcccatgtgctgcgaCTAAGACCCCATACAGCCAAGTcagtaaataaagaaagaaaacttcagaaagaTGGAAACAACACGAGTGGTGTCTCTGGGCTGCTGAGACTGGCAGTGGGCCGTGGTCTCAGCCTCAGTTGAGTAGTGTCTGCGACCCACACTCAGTCTCATCCCCCATCTGCCTCTTCTGGCTCTAGCTCTTTGCTGCACCTGACTTGAGCACCCACCAGGGTTTGGTTTCCATCTGTACCTCACCCTCCAaattctctcttctccatctgcTGTCCTTGGGGTGGCTCCCCTTCCGTGTCCACAGGTTTCCTCATCTCTTTTTCCTGCACTAAAGTCACACCCTAGTCCTCTGTACTCCAGAAGAGCTGAAAGACTCAGTCCCAAAGGCAGCGACTTGCTAGGCCAAGGGCCCAGCAGAACAGGAGCACAGAGAGGAAATGAGGTACTCCTGTTCTGGAGCTGGCAGTCTGTCTCACCTTCCTGGGACAGCACGAGGAGGAGCAGCCACGGAAACGCTCCCATGCCAGTAGCCTGTGTCCTGGGAGTGTGGCCTGGTCAGCCCTGAGGGCTGTAAGGAAGGCGAGCTGACGGGGAGCTGCTGGAAGCAGACTGACAGTCCCGGGGAGAGGGAAGTGGTCCTCCCGCAGCTAGCCGCCCTCCAACTTCCCCATCTCACCAagcccctccctgtccatcttgggAAGACATCTCTCTCGAGCCTGATTGGCAAGGTGGTTTACCCCCTGCCTCATGTTTCCTGTCCATAGCACTCAACTGAAATCCCACTTCCTAAGTGAACCCTTCCTAGATCCCTGCCCCCTGTattcccaggcttcccaggcacACCACCTTCCCCAAGCTCTTCAAACAGTTTCTATCCAACCCTGCCACTTGGTTCTCAGGATACTCTGCCTCAGATCTCCCTTGGCAGTTCCTATGTTGCTGTGATGATGTGATCTTATAAATATCTTTATCTCCCCAGGCAGACTCCGTATTTTGGGACATCTCTCTATGTCCTACTGATGCTGGTTCCCATGCTAGACACATTTAGCACCCAACTGATATTTTTGACATGTATGAATGAATGCAGTCTTTCTATTTCAAGTTAGCTAGGTTCCCATTTGAGAGACTATTCATAAGAAGAGAAATTTTGactccttcccccaacccccagttccatggggttgcaaagggtcaaacatgactgagtgactaacactcagtTTAGACCAGAAAGCCTCCCTATGTTGTCAATATTATCAAAAGATATTAAATCATTCTGTGAGAATATGAAATGAACTAAAGCTCTAGGAAACCTGACGATCAGAGCTGTCCAGGACACAATGGGTAGCCTTTGAGGGTAATTTCTGTCCCTCGTATTCAAACTAAGATTGGACAGTCTTGGATTGTTGGATGTTCTACAGCATGTCTGACATCCATGGGTGCTCAGATGGGATAATCTTTAAGTTTCTTCTAGTACTCAATTCTGTGAGTTTTGTTGTAATCAGGAGCTAGAGTGATACTCTCAAGATGAAGGGCACAATTACAGGCAGATATGTGCCAATATCCCATACCTTAGATTATCAGATTTGATACTCAGTTAGGTATTTATTGAGTAGCTTCCTTGGCCCAGGCTCTGTCCTAAGTGCTGGGTGATTAGCAGTGACCAAGAATTTTAGATCATGGCTTTAGGATAGCAGAGGCCAACAACTGACCACAGCCAAGTAACCGCAAGTTTGATGAGTCTTACCAAAGGGAAATTGGGGGGACCTGTGACAAAGGGATTTACCAAAGCTGAAGTCAGAAGGGTTGGGGAAAAGCTTTCAAGGAGAAATTATATTTAAGCTAAGACTTCAAGGATGAGTGAGATATGCTAAGGGAAGACAAGAATGAAGTAGACAGTTCTTAAAGTTCAATTTATATAATTATCAAATCTTGGGGgttggggttttttaaaaaagtagatcaGGTCTCAGTCTGAGTATGAAAACTTTTTAacataatctcatttaaaaatagtattaaagcaaagaagaaaaaaaatcagttgaaaaGATAAGCATATGAGGTAGGTTCTCTGAGAAGCAGATGATGGAGTTAGGAGTAAAAGAGGTTTAATCTGTGTGGGCGAGGGAGGGTGAGGGGAACATAAAAGATAAAAGTGGAAGGAAGCAGAAGTGAGCAAGGAGAACCTGACACCATGATGCTGAGCAGACAGTCTCACTAACTCAGCAGCGAGCCCTGGAGTGGAGCTCCCGCATCCTCACTGTGCACAGCCATTGGCTGGGGCTGCCCAGGAAGTGCATGGGTCTCTCGTGGGTCCTGCAGGTGCTGCAGCTGGAGGCTGCCAGCTAACTGCACCCCTTGAAGCTGAAGACGAGTTCTCTCTTCAAAGGAGATTCAGGGGCACCTTCATGGCCACTGTAGTGAATATGCTGATCAGACAAAAGTTGACTACGGGCAGATTGATTAAAAACCTGTCTCCATAAATGGTACATGATACTTATTGAGCAGAGAGAAATAATTGTCATCACTTCCTCCCGCCCCCAGCCCACACTCACTAAGACCTCCAAGTTCAGTGTGGAGAAAGCCCTTTTCCAAACATGATTTTCAAGTGCTCTGGAAGTCTGATTTTTCATTCTGGCTCATGGATTTTTACCCAAATGCAGCTCCATTTCCATCTCTCACTGCCTCTTCAATCTTACTCAGTGGGGTGGTCTTCCCCTGTGACAGATGAGAACCTCGGCTTCGGTTTTCTGCTCTCAGTTCAGAAATGAGAACTTCTTTCCCATGTAATATACAAAATTCTTAACTTACATAAAATTGAGCAGTCTCCCCTTGCCCTGGCTTATGTCTGTTTCAGGCTGGAAGCTTACACAGGAGAGTGGGAGAAGCCCTGCTCTCTGCTCAGcttccccctccctctgctcGCTTCAACTTGCCCCCCCTCCCCAATTAATGTTCCCTAGCTCcaggagggtgggcagggaggggagggggtggaatCGTTCTCACCCGGCTGAGTGTCTTTGCACTCTGTGGGTCCGGCAGATGGTTAAGAAGGACTCCACTGAGGAgcagttttgtgggtttttacACGTTTCTGCtggttccttctctctcttcttgacccaggaaggATGCGTCTCTATTCTGAGTCATCCTTTAAAAGTCTTTCCTCAGCCCCTGGACATCTGGTTGTACATCTCATCTCCACCCATCACCCCTTCAACTGTCCCTATTGAATGGCACTCAGGCCAAGCAAGCAGCAGGCTGTGTCTCTTGGTGGTCCTCAGTCGCCCACCAGAACATTCCTAGCCCTGACAGATTCTGAGCTCTACAGCACAGCACCACCCTCCTGACTGCCACATGGGAGTCCCATCTTACTCCACAGTTGGTTTTAATTCTCCAAAGCCTGACTGAAGCTCCAGTCCCCTTGGACTCTCACCTGCAGGCATGCATTTCGAAGCTCTCGGTGTCCTTTCCCTGAAGACCCTCCTTTGGCTGGTGGTCAGACATAACATCATCTGTCCTTTAGGGGATAAGGTGgggtgtgtgcacgctcagtcactcagtcgtgtctggctctttgcaacccatggacagtgagccactaggttcctctgtccatgggattatcccagcaagaatactggagtgaattgccatttcctccaccacaggatctttcccacccagggatcaaacccatgtctcctgcggctcctaaactggccagtggattctttactactgagccatctgagaagcccatgaGATGGGGAATGACaaagaaaagttatttctaaAGAAATCTCTTTCTGGcactccctggcggtccagtaattaggactctgaacttccaACGCAGAGGGCagaagttccatccctggttggggatctaagatcgcacaagccatgtggtgcagccaataataataacaaaatagaaaaaaaggaaacctcTGTCTGAGCTCCCTCTCTCCATGGATGAGGGAGTTTCAGAGAGCGATGACCCGGGTTCTCCTTCATTCTGGTTGTAAATTTCACAGAGGAAGGTCCCCCCATGTTGCCTTTCATCTCTCCATTCCTGTCCCAGGGACACCTCAGTGAGCCACGGCAGGGAGAGTTCCAGCTAACACAGAGGATCCCCTTACCACCGTCTTTGACCCAGCTGATTTCTGCAGCACACTGGTGGACAGTTCCAGGACTGCGACCTCCACCCTGAAGTATGTACCTTTGCTTTTCCGTTTCAGGGTATTTCTCTGCAGCAGTGGAATTGCATCAGTCCAGATGCAATGCAGCCAAGAAGTGCAGGGGAGTGCACAGACCCCATAGGTAACCCCTGGAGTCAGTGGAACGCTGAGTTGACAGATAAATGCCtcagcctccctgcccttcctccctgccctttCTTTATTCCCTGCCCAGGGATAACCCTGAGGCTTGTTCTTCAGGGTTTTTCAGCCCACAGCAATAACCAACCATGAACACAACTGTTATGGGCTTTTCTCCCTTCCCCATCTCATGTTCCTCATCCTTTCATATTGGCCTCCTGGACGGTCTCCCAGAAAGACGACCTCCACCCAAGTTCTTGCCAAAGGTCCCGTTTTGGTTGAACCTAGGTTGTTGTACTATGATATATGATAAAGTAGTTGAGCCAGTCAAACTTAGATCCACTGTCTCCTCTGCCTGGGTCTTTAGAGGAAATAAGTTAATGAGAAATAAGCCTCCCATTCTAATTCTCTTGATGTAACAGCCTTGGGGAAAACATGGGCTGGTGAAAAGCTGGTCCTGCTCTGATGAAAGGATAGGGGGATAATAAAGGGTCAAACCTTTGATCAGGCTTTCTCTTAGCTTCTCATCAGATCTGGAAAGGCTAGGACCCACACAGCAGAGCCATTAGCTGTGTGGGTAATGGCTGTGTGGGTAATTAGCTGTATGGGTAAATTTCCTCTCACAGCAAAGCACATTGAGACCTACATGTGTCTTCCATTCCATCAAGGGAGCTGCCTGTATGCTCGATAcaatatttaccttttaaaactTGTCGTTGTTgcggttcagtcactaagtcatgtctgactctttgtgaccccatgaactgcagcacgccaggcttccctgtccttcactgtctcccagagtttgctcagactcacgtccattgagtcagtgatggtttTAAATGTCAGGGTTAAAAGAGTGATTATTCATTTGAAGGTGGCTGCAGAGAACAACAGTCTGAAAATTGTTGAAGGGCAGCCAGAGGAGCCACTGTGATACAGAGGAGAAAGGAGTGTCCCTTGTGAGGGACCAGCCTGGGCaggatccctggggtgggagagggcagAGTACTCGGAGCGTCCTGACCAGGCGGGGCCAGGGGGAGGCGGCGAAGAGCAGAGAGGGGGCTCCGGAGGCACCCTGGAGACAGCTCACCTTAGAGCCTCAGAGACCTGCTCAAGAGCTTAGAAATCATACTCTCAAAAAGCTTACTTTGACAGGCAGGAGAAATAAAGGCTAGAGGTGAAGGGAAAAGAGGGTAGAGGGAAAATTTATTGCTATAGTTGACTTAgagtgttgtgttattttctgctgtacagcaaagtgattcagttatacctatatatgcattctttctcatattcttttccattatggtttaccaaGGATATTGaaagtttcctgtgctgtacagtaggaccttgttgtttatgctattgactctttttttttttaatggagagatatgaacatatttaaatgctgagaagagaagaaagtggGGAGTGGAGTAgcagaaaagaaaggagatggTCAGTGGAGCTAGGCTGCCCCCATCGCCCCCAGAATATGACAAGGAGCTGGAATTCAGAGCCCAGAAAAAAGAACCAGCCTTAGACTGCAACATGGTCCTTCTTTACACTAAGAAAAGATGATCAGAGACGCAGGTAGATTTGTCTGTGGCAAGGAGTGAAGGGGAGTCCTGTCTGGCGGTTTCAATTTTCTCTGTAAAGTGAAGGTGTCAACTAAAAAAGGTGCACCACGTGAGAGTTAAGTTTtacttggggcaaaatgagggctgagggcttcccagatggcaccagtaataaagagcctgcctgccaatgcaggagacatgagaagcaggttcaatccctgggtcggaaagatcccctggaggagggcacagcaacccactccagtattcttgcctggagaatcccatggacagaggagcctggtggtttacaatccacagggtcaaaaagagttgcacaactgaagcgacttagcacgcacgcatgagGGCTGTAGCCCAGGAAACAGCACTGAGAGAGAGCTCTGAGAAACCCTCCAAAGAGGTAGTGGCAGAAGGTTAATATacaagattttggtgaagggggagttcagtgcaatcaagcaCTCACTtcacaaaaggttttctgctagtcacaaggagctgacgtcatcatgaagggatttagtgctttcctACCTATGAGGAGAtgcatgaaatcagttcctgaaaatatctgtctAAAGGCCTGTTCCAccgtttccctggagcacagagtgcctcgtTCCCCACTGTGAACTCCCTTCAGGGAGTGTCGaggttcagcagctgcagcagcacaggggTCAGTCTCCGCAGAGGTAAATGCCCTTGGCAAGCACCAGTTTGTGGTTGACAGAGGCCAAGGTCTCTGCTGAAACCGAAGGTTGAAGTGTCTGTGTCAAGGGCAGGACAAAGTTTGAAACATGCAGTGACTCTGTGTCCAGGCTTCTTGGGACAGCCCGAGTTTAAGTCTGCTGTCCTGGGCTAATTATTAATCATGTCCCTTTTCACTCTTAGAAAGTAT is a window of Ovis aries strain OAR_USU_Benz2616 breed Rambouillet chromosome 1, ARS-UI_Ramb_v3.0, whole genome shotgun sequence DNA encoding:
- the SLAMF9 gene encoding SLAM family member 9 precursor (The RefSeq protein has 1 substitution compared to this genomic sequence), coding for MGAFPWLLLLVLSQEAEGYSGDGVDPEEVVGIFHESISLPLEMPFDEEVENIIWSSHKRLATVVPAKEGYPATIMVTDPRCEGRVNFLEPTYSLHIQNLSWEDSGPYQAQVNLRTSQVSTMQRYNLRIYRRLSQPQMTVNFGIPGEGGACNLSLICSVENAGLDVTYTWISWEDGADTAHEGSILRAFWRPGDKAVSYTCRASNPVSNITSRPIRAGSFCADPGYPLEKASTSFCLLAKGSLILLLFGTLAVGSWFIRVQTRGKVPRMKKLKRDRMRLRKKWQPGPTLS